The Micrococcales bacterium genome contains the following window.
CGCATGCGCCCCTTGGGCCTGATCTTGCAGCTGCTTGATCCGCGCAGCGTCACTGACGGGTCTAATGCTTTCGGTCCGGTCAACCAGTTCCGACTGAGCCACGATCTTCAGGGCAGCTGGACGGTCGGGGTGACCAATGGTGGTGCGGATCATGAAACGGTCCAACTGGGCCTCGGGCAGTGGGTAGGTGCCGAGTTGCTCGACCGGGTTTTGGGTGGCAATGACAACAAACGGTTGAGGCACCGGGTAGGTCCGCCCGTCCAGGGTGACCTGGTGTTCTTCCATCACCTCGAGCAGGGCAGACTGGGTCTTGGGGCTGGCCCGGTTGATCTCGTCGCCCAGCAGCACGTGGCAGAACACCGGCCCGGGCCTGAACTCAAAATCGCCGGTCTTTTGGTCGTAGACATTGGCGCCAATCACATCCGAAGGCAATAGGTCGGGGGTGAACTGGACGCGGCCGTGGCTGCCAGCGATAGTTGCGGCCAGGGCTTTGGCTAGGGAGGTTTTGCCGGTGCCGGGCACGTCCTCGAGCAGCACATGACCCCCAGCCAGCAAGGCCGTCAGCACCAGCCCAACGGCGTTGTTTTTGCCCACAATGGCCTGGCTGATTGCCTGACTTAGTTGGGCGAACTGGCTGGCGAACCCAGCACCGCTGGGACTTGCCGGGCTTAGATCCATTGGGTCCTCCTGATCGCTGGGTCAAGACCGAGGCTTGGCGTCGAATCACCGCCACCCCGGTCAGGTGCGGCCAGCATGGCTGCGGTTGTGGCCGGCCCACCCGGGCCGCCCAGCCGGACCCCGGGGCTAGAGGCTGGCTCGGCGGACCTGGTCACCACTGTCAGGCTGGCGGAGGTAACCGGGACGGAACAGGCCTCGGCCGCCCCCGAGCTCATCCCGGCCAGGGTCTGGTGGCAGGCAGTGACCGTGGCTGTGTAGGTGCCGGCCTTTAAGTCACTGAAGCCGACCGAACCGGCACCGGTTACCGTCTGGCTAGAGCCGTTCGACAAACTGATGGTGAAGATAAGCGAGTTTGGCTGGGCGCTACCAGAAAAGACCACATCGATGTGGCCACCGTCCTGGTCACTCAGGCCCGCACCGGGAGACAACTTGACCTGACTTATGACGGGTCTGGAGTATTGGGTGACCATCTGGCTGGCCGAGGCGATCCAGTTGTCGGTCTCGTTTTTGACCTCGGCCCAGACTTCGTAGGTGACACCTGGCTGGGTCGGGATATTGCACGCCGTGATGGCACCGCCGCTCCCGCAGATGGCCTGGGTCCGGCCACCGCCGGCCCGGTACCTAACCCTGTATTCCGGCGGCGAGCCGTGGCCTTGGACAGGGGGCACCGCGGCGGAGAGGGTCGAGGCGTCAAGTCTGGTGACAGTGATAGTTGGCCGGTCCGGGTCACCAAAGGGTACGGCTGTGCCCTGGGCCGGTGGACTGGGCTCCGGATGGTTGTTTTGGGCTCGAACCGCCAGGTTGTATTCGCGCCCGGCTTCCAGGTCGGTGAAGACGTAGGTGGTGGCCGCCGTCTCAACCGAGACCACCGCCCCGCCCGTCAGGGTGACCAGGTACTTCGTCACGGCTGAGCCGTGCTTGGGTGGCGCCGCCCAGGACACGGTCAACTTTTGGTTACCACGTTGGACAGCCAGGTTGCGGGGCGCCAGTGGCACTAGATCAACCAGCACAGCAGGCGAATAGGCGGACCGGGCCGAGAGCCCCACCTCGTTGCGGGCCTGGACAGCAAAGGAGTAGGTCTGCCCGTTGGTCAAAGAGGTAATGGTGCAACTGGACTGGAAACATAGCTGGCTGCCGCTGCCCCAGGACACCCGGTAGTCGATGATGGCGGCCCCGTTGTCTTTGGGCGGGTCAAAAACCAGAGGCAGTTGGCCGTCTGCCGGCAGGCCCGCTCGCGGCGGTCCGGGCGCGTTAGGCCGGCCGCGCACGGTGGCCGCAAACGAGCCGGTCACCTCACGGTTTGGTTCGGCCAGGGCGTCGTTGACAGTGAAGTTGATCGACATTTCGCCCAGAAAACCGTCAGCCGGTGTGACCTGCACCGATGAACCGACTATGGCTGCCGATCCAGCCCCGGGTGGGTTGACACTGACCTGGCGCAGCGTCAGTCCGCCAATTTCTGGGGCCGGGTTCCAGGCCCCGGCCAGCACCTCGACCATCTGGGCTTGACCTTGGCTGAGCACCTGGCGGGGCAACCGCACCAGCGCAGTCAACCGCCTGGTTGGGGCCGTGACCTGCACCTCAACCGAAACCCTGATTGGCGGTGAGGTCTCGTAGCCGATCATCAACCCAATTGCGCCGCGCCAGCCCGTCGGGACGTCATTGGCGGCTGACACCGTCAAAACCGTGCCGTTGAGCGACACATCGATGCCCCCGCCGGTCCAACCGCTCAGCTTCGTGGTCAGCGTGCCTGGCGGCACCGGTGCACCCAGCACGGTGACGAAGTTGGTCAAGTCGACCGCCTTTGGGACGCCGGCCCGTTCCACTTCGAGGCTGGGCGGGGTGAAGGCCGGCCGCACCTGACCGGCCGGTTTGACGGTTATGGGCAAGGTCAAAACGGCCAGCCGGGTCTCGGCGCTGGTCAAGTCGGCCGAGTCGGCGACTTTGAAGGTGATCGAAGCCGGGCCAGCGTAGTTACTGGCGGCCGAATAGAGCAGAGTCTGGTTGTCCAGGTACGGCCTCGAGCCATCTGATTTGGCAGCGCCGATGGCGTCCGGTTGGGCCAAGTAGGCCTGCTTGCCAGGGCCTACCATGACGTACCTGGCCAACGCCAGTTCGGTCGGCTGGCCGGCTATTGCCGTGATGACGTCCTCGCCGGGGCGCAGGACGGGCGGGAATGTGCCCAGGGCCGGCACCGAGACATAGCCGAAGGCGTGGCTGCCGCCCGCTTCTGGCCGTCGATTGGTCAGCTGGTAGAAAACGATTGTCGGCTCGTTTTGCAGTTTGACTCTCAGCTTTGACTGGCTCGTCACCACTGCCAGGTCCTGGCCGGCTGGTGGCAGGGACACTTCCAGG
Protein-coding sequences here:
- a CDS encoding MoxR family ATPase translates to MDLSPASPSGAGFASQFAQLSQAISQAIVGKNNAVGLVLTALLAGGHVLLEDVPGTGKTSLAKALAATIAGSHGRVQFTPDLLPSDVIGANVYDQKTGDFEFRPGPVFCHVLLGDEINRASPKTQSALLEVMEEHQVTLDGRTYPVPQPFVVIATQNPVEQLGTYPLPEAQLDRFMIRTTIGHPDRPAALKIVAQSELVDRTESIRPVSDAARIKQLQDQAQGAHATDSVLDYILAICEATRIDPRCTIGASTRGALALTRCAKVHAMAQGRGYVTPDDVKGLAQAVLAHRLVLTPDAVIDGVRADLVVSEVVKSITPPTGAKPTA
- a CDS encoding fibronectin type III domain-containing protein, with product DGDGVLLQGLDSVPLKGRIIEVGADFFWYEAFPGEVGTDAFTYAVEDWVGLRAVAQIKVAVAERPTGLGGVVARDDDLLVRPGEQLQARVLANDLDMAGGSLSLCGQPVGSAPGLKPSYAGSRLVVDAPAKAGTVQFEYTACNSRGDQDRATLRVRVDPKAPIQAPRAGDVVVSPADSINRSSVDIDVMALADNPSGPLSDLEVSLPPAGQDLAVVTSQSKLRVKLQNEPTIVFYQLTNRRPEAGGSHAFGYVSVPALGTFPPVLRPGEDVITAIAGQPTELALARYVMVGPGKQAYLAQPDAIGAAKSDGSRPYLDNQTLLYSAASNYAGPASITFKVADSADLTSAETRLAVLTLPITVKPAGQVRPAFTPPSLEVERAGVPKAVDLTNFVTVLGAPVPPGTLTTKLSGWTGGGIDVSLNGTVLTVSAANDVPTGWRGAIGLMIGYETSPPIRVSVEVQVTAPTRRLTALVRLPRQVLSQGQAQMVEVLAGAWNPAPEIGGLTLRQVSVNPPGAGSAAIVGSSVQVTPADGFLGEMSINFTVNDALAEPNREVTGSFAATVRGRPNAPGPPRAGLPADGQLPLVFDPPKDNGAAIIDYRVSWGSGSQLCFQSSCTITSLTNGQTYSFAVQARNEVGLSARSAYSPAVLVDLVPLAPRNLAVQRGNQKLTVSWAAPPKHGSAVTKYLVTLTGGAVVSVETAATTYVFTDLEAGREYNLAVRAQNNHPEPSPPAQGTAVPFGDPDRPTITVTRLDASTLSAAVPPVQGHGSPPEYRVRYRAGGGRTQAICGSGGAITACNIPTQPGVTYEVWAEVKNETDNWIASASQMVTQYSRPVISQVKLSPGAGLSDQDGGHIDVVFSGSAQPNSLIFTISLSNGSSQTVTGAGSVGFSDLKAGTYTATVTACHQTLAGMSSGAAEACSVPVTSASLTVVTRSAEPASSPGVRLGGPGGPATTAAMLAAPDRGGGDSTPSLGLDPAIRRTQWI